The following proteins come from a genomic window of Suricata suricatta isolate VVHF042 chromosome 5, meerkat_22Aug2017_6uvM2_HiC, whole genome shotgun sequence:
- the TTC14 gene encoding tetratricopeptide repeat protein 14 isoform X3, which yields MDRDLLRQSLNYHGPSLLSLLRSEQQDNPHFRSLLGSAAEPARGPPPQQQLQGRKEKRVDNIEIQKFISKKADLLFALSWKSDAPATSEVNEDNEDGYAIMPPLEQFMEIPSMDRRELFFRDIERGDIVIGRISSIREFGFFMVLICLGSGIIRDISHLEITALCPLRDVPSHSNHGDPLSYYQTGDIIRAGIKDIDRYHEKLAVSLYSSSLPPHLSGIKLGVISSEELPLYYRKSVELNTNSLESYENIMQSSLGFANPGVVEFLLGKLGIDESNPPSLMRGLQSKNFSEDDFASALRKKQSASWALKCVKIGVDYFKVGRHVDAMNEYNKALEIDKQNVEALVARGALYATKGSLNKAIEDFELALENCPTHRNARKYLCQTLVERGGQLEEEEKFLNAESYYKKALALDETFKDAEDALQKLHKYMQKSLELREKQAEKEEKQKTKKIETSAEKLRKLLKEEKRLKKKRRKSTSSSSSVSSADESGSSSSSSSSSGHKRHKKHRRNRSESSRSSKRHSANKASSSQIDQNRKEEFFPVPTNTLASFLNQKQEVEKLLEKQDRLPYQKKQVKEKDRCPASSSSVEIPDDFGDFERDLQYFFLVHLFSWIIYLSNNFLYNF from the exons ATGGACCGGGACCTTCTGCGACAGTCACTGAATTACCACGGGCCGTCATTGCTCTCCCTTCTCCGGAGCGAACAGCAGGACAATCCGCACTTCCGGAGCCTCCTGGGGTCGGCCGCGGAGCCGGCCCGGGGCCCGCCGCCCCAGCAGCAGTTACAGGGCAG aaaagagaagagagttgACAACATTGAAATACAAAAATTCATTTCCAAAAAAGCAGATTTGCTTTTTGCACTTTCCTGGAAGTCAGATGCACCTGCAACTTCTGAAGTCAACGAAGACAATGAAG acgGGTATGCAATCATGCCACCTTTAGAACAGTTCATGGAGATCCCTAGTATGGACCGGAGAGAGCTCTTTTTCCGAGATATTGAGCGTGGTGACATAGTAATTGGAAGAATTAGTTCCATTCGGGAATTTGGGTTTTTTATGGTGTTGATTTGTTTAGGCAGTGGCATCATAAGAGATATATCCCACTTAGAAATCACA GCTCTTTGTCCGTTAAGAGATGTACCTTCTCACAGTAACCACGGGGATCCTTTATCATATTACCAAACTGGTGACATTATTCGAG ctggaaTCAAAGATATTGACAGATACCATGAAAAACTTGCAGTCTCTCTATATAGTTCATCTCTTCCACCACATCTGTCTGGTATCAAATTAGGTGTAATTAGTTCTGAAGAGCTTCCTTTGTACTACAG gaaaagtgtTGAACTAAATACCAATTCTTTGGAATCCTATGAAAATATCATGCAGAGTTCCTTGGGATTTGCTAATCCAGGAGTAGTTGAATTCCTTCTAGGAAAACTAGGAATAGATGAATCTAATCCCCCATCTTTAATGCGAGGCTTACAAAG CAAAAATTTCTCTGAAGATGATTTTGCTTCTGCATTGAGAAAGAAACAGTCTGCATCTTGGGCTTTAAAATG tGTGAAGATTGGAGTTGATTATTTTAAGGTTGGGCGCCACGTAGATGCTATGAATGAATATAATAAGGCTCTGGAAatagacaaacaaaatgtggaagCTTTGGTAGCTCGTGGAGCATT ATATGCAACAAAAGGAAGTCTGAACAAAGCAATTGAAGATTTTGAGCTTGCATTGGAAAACTGTCCAACTCATAGGAATGCAAGAAAATACCTCTGCCAGACACTTGTAGAAAGAGGAGGGCA gttagaagaagaagaaaagtttttaaatgctgaaagTTACTATAAGAAAGCTTTGGCTTTGGATGAGACTTTTAAAGATGCAGAGGATGCTTTGCAGAAGCTTCATAAATATATGCAG AAATCTTTggaattaagagaaaaacaagctgaaaaggaagaaaagcagaaaacaaagaaaatagaaacaagtgCAGAAAAGTTGCGTAAGCTcttaaaagaggagaaaag gctaaagaagaaaagaagaaaatcaacttCTTCCTCTTCAAGTGTTTCTTCTGCTGATGAGTCTggttcttcttcatcatcatcttcctctTCTGGTCACAAAAGGCATAAGAAACATAGGAGGAACCGTTCAGAGTCTTCTCGAAGTTCCAAAAGGCATTCAGCTAATAAGGCATCCTCAAGTCAGATAGATCAGAATAGGAAAGAGGAGTTCTTCCCAGTTCCAACCAATACTTTAGCATCTTTTCTTAACCAAAAACAAGAAGTGGAAAAACTACTGGAAAAGCAGGACAGGCTACCATAtcaaaagaaacaggtaaaagaGAAAGATAGGTGCCCTGCCTCTTCATCTTCAGTTGAAATTCCGGATGATTTTGGAG atTTTGAAAGAGATCTACAGTATTTCTTCCTTGTGCACCTTTTTTCATGGATCATTTATTTGAGTAACAATTTTTTGTATAACTTCTAA
- the TTC14 gene encoding tetratricopeptide repeat protein 14 isoform X1 has translation MDRDLLRQSLNYHGPSLLSLLRSEQQDNPHFRSLLGSAAEPARGPPPQQQLQGRKEKRVDNIEIQKFISKKADLLFALSWKSDAPATSEVNEDNEDGYAIMPPLEQFMEIPSMDRRELFFRDIERGDIVIGRISSIREFGFFMVLICLGSGIIRDISHLEITALCPLRDVPSHSNHGDPLSYYQTGDIIRAGIKDIDRYHEKLAVSLYSSSLPPHLSGIKLGVISSEELPLYYRKSVELNTNSLESYENIMQSSLGFANPGVVEFLLGKLGIDESNPPSLMRGLQSKNFSEDDFASALRKKQSASWALKCVKIGVDYFKVGRHVDAMNEYNKALEIDKQNVEALVARGALYATKGSLNKAIEDFELALENCPTHRNARKYLCQTLVERGGQLEEEEKFLNAESYYKKALALDETFKDAEDALQKLHKYMQKSLELREKQAEKEEKQKTKKIETSAEKLRKLLKEEKRLKKKRRKSTSSSSSVSSADESGSSSSSSSSSGHKRHKKHRRNRSESSRSSKRHSANKASSSQIDQNRKEEFFPVPTNTLASFLNQKQEVEKLLEKQDRLPYQKKQVKEKDRCPASSSSVEIPDDFGGRSEDPRDFYTQASSSKTEKPYKSEKHFSSRRDSSDSFYRNSEDKVKTYGYRRFEKDTEGRKEHYRRWEPGSVRHSTSPASSDYSHRSVEKYKKYTYSGSRDFSRHEQRYQLNKNQGEYQIEDNYEEDIKTEAPEADGLTSKEQSESGVKKNLPQNLLNIFNQIAAFEKEKGNKPKN, from the exons ATGGACCGGGACCTTCTGCGACAGTCACTGAATTACCACGGGCCGTCATTGCTCTCCCTTCTCCGGAGCGAACAGCAGGACAATCCGCACTTCCGGAGCCTCCTGGGGTCGGCCGCGGAGCCGGCCCGGGGCCCGCCGCCCCAGCAGCAGTTACAGGGCAG aaaagagaagagagttgACAACATTGAAATACAAAAATTCATTTCCAAAAAAGCAGATTTGCTTTTTGCACTTTCCTGGAAGTCAGATGCACCTGCAACTTCTGAAGTCAACGAAGACAATGAAG acgGGTATGCAATCATGCCACCTTTAGAACAGTTCATGGAGATCCCTAGTATGGACCGGAGAGAGCTCTTTTTCCGAGATATTGAGCGTGGTGACATAGTAATTGGAAGAATTAGTTCCATTCGGGAATTTGGGTTTTTTATGGTGTTGATTTGTTTAGGCAGTGGCATCATAAGAGATATATCCCACTTAGAAATCACA GCTCTTTGTCCGTTAAGAGATGTACCTTCTCACAGTAACCACGGGGATCCTTTATCATATTACCAAACTGGTGACATTATTCGAG ctggaaTCAAAGATATTGACAGATACCATGAAAAACTTGCAGTCTCTCTATATAGTTCATCTCTTCCACCACATCTGTCTGGTATCAAATTAGGTGTAATTAGTTCTGAAGAGCTTCCTTTGTACTACAG gaaaagtgtTGAACTAAATACCAATTCTTTGGAATCCTATGAAAATATCATGCAGAGTTCCTTGGGATTTGCTAATCCAGGAGTAGTTGAATTCCTTCTAGGAAAACTAGGAATAGATGAATCTAATCCCCCATCTTTAATGCGAGGCTTACAAAG CAAAAATTTCTCTGAAGATGATTTTGCTTCTGCATTGAGAAAGAAACAGTCTGCATCTTGGGCTTTAAAATG tGTGAAGATTGGAGTTGATTATTTTAAGGTTGGGCGCCACGTAGATGCTATGAATGAATATAATAAGGCTCTGGAAatagacaaacaaaatgtggaagCTTTGGTAGCTCGTGGAGCATT ATATGCAACAAAAGGAAGTCTGAACAAAGCAATTGAAGATTTTGAGCTTGCATTGGAAAACTGTCCAACTCATAGGAATGCAAGAAAATACCTCTGCCAGACACTTGTAGAAAGAGGAGGGCA gttagaagaagaagaaaagtttttaaatgctgaaagTTACTATAAGAAAGCTTTGGCTTTGGATGAGACTTTTAAAGATGCAGAGGATGCTTTGCAGAAGCTTCATAAATATATGCAG AAATCTTTggaattaagagaaaaacaagctgaaaaggaagaaaagcagaaaacaaagaaaatagaaacaagtgCAGAAAAGTTGCGTAAGCTcttaaaagaggagaaaag gctaaagaagaaaagaagaaaatcaacttCTTCCTCTTCAAGTGTTTCTTCTGCTGATGAGTCTggttcttcttcatcatcatcttcctctTCTGGTCACAAAAGGCATAAGAAACATAGGAGGAACCGTTCAGAGTCTTCTCGAAGTTCCAAAAGGCATTCAGCTAATAAGGCATCCTCAAGTCAGATAGATCAGAATAGGAAAGAGGAGTTCTTCCCAGTTCCAACCAATACTTTAGCATCTTTTCTTAACCAAAAACAAGAAGTGGAAAAACTACTGGAAAAGCAGGACAGGCTACCATAtcaaaagaaacaggtaaaagaGAAAGATAGGTGCCCTGCCTCTTCATCTTCAGTTGAAATTCCGGATGATTTTGGAGGTAGGTCTGAAGATCCAAGAGATTTTTATACTCAGGCAAGTAGtagcaaaacagaaaaaccatataaatcagaaaaacatttttccagTAGAAGAGACTCCTCAGATTCCTTTTACAGGAATTCAGAGGACAAGGTGAAAACTTACGGTTACAGAAGatttgagaaagatacagagggaagaaaagagcacTATAGGAGGTGGGAGCCAGGTTCCGTGAGGCATTCCACTTCACCTGCCAGCTCAGACTACTCTCATAGATcagttgaaaaatataaaaaatatacttattctGGATCACGTGATTTTAGTAGACATGAACAAAGATACcagttaaataaaaatcaaggagAATACCAAATAGAGGATAATTATGAGGAGGATATTAAAACAGAGGCTCCAGAAGCAGATGGACTAACTAGCAAAGAGCAGTCAGAaagtggagttaaaaaaaatttacctcaAAATTTACTCAATATATTTAATCAGATAGctgcatttgaaaaagaaaaaggaaataagccaAAAAATTAA
- the TTC14 gene encoding tetratricopeptide repeat protein 14 isoform X2 produces MDRDLLRQSLNYHGPSLLSLLRSEQQDNPHFRSLLGSAAEPARGPPPQQQLQGRKEKRVDNIEIQKFISKKADLLFALSWKSDAPATSEVNEDNEDGYAIMPPLEQFMEIPSMDRRELFFRDIERGDIVIGRISSIREFGFFMVLICLGSGIIRDISHLEITALCPLRDVPSHSNHGDPLSYYQTGDIIRAGIKDIDRYHEKLAVSLYSSSLPPHLSGIKLGVISSEELPLYYRKSVELNTNSLESYENIMQSSLGFANPGVVEFLLGKLGIDESNPPSLMRGLQSKNFSEDDFASALRKKQSASWALKCVKIGVDYFKVGRHVDAMNEYNKALEIDKQNVEALVARGALYATKGSLNKAIEDFELALENCPTHRNARKYLCQTLVERGGQLEEEEKFLNAESYYKKALALDETFKDAEDALQKLHKYMQKSLELREKQAEKEEKQKTKKIETSAEKLRKLLKEEKRLKKKRRKSTSSSSSVSSADESGSSSSSSSSSGHKRHKKHRRNRSESSRSSKRHSANKASSSQIDQNRKEEFFPVPTNTLASFLNQKQEVEKLLEKQDRLPYQKKQVKEKDRCPASSSSVEIPDDFGETDIRQKSEGKILTLLAVFYVCATDLERTYYFLMDG; encoded by the exons ATGGACCGGGACCTTCTGCGACAGTCACTGAATTACCACGGGCCGTCATTGCTCTCCCTTCTCCGGAGCGAACAGCAGGACAATCCGCACTTCCGGAGCCTCCTGGGGTCGGCCGCGGAGCCGGCCCGGGGCCCGCCGCCCCAGCAGCAGTTACAGGGCAG aaaagagaagagagttgACAACATTGAAATACAAAAATTCATTTCCAAAAAAGCAGATTTGCTTTTTGCACTTTCCTGGAAGTCAGATGCACCTGCAACTTCTGAAGTCAACGAAGACAATGAAG acgGGTATGCAATCATGCCACCTTTAGAACAGTTCATGGAGATCCCTAGTATGGACCGGAGAGAGCTCTTTTTCCGAGATATTGAGCGTGGTGACATAGTAATTGGAAGAATTAGTTCCATTCGGGAATTTGGGTTTTTTATGGTGTTGATTTGTTTAGGCAGTGGCATCATAAGAGATATATCCCACTTAGAAATCACA GCTCTTTGTCCGTTAAGAGATGTACCTTCTCACAGTAACCACGGGGATCCTTTATCATATTACCAAACTGGTGACATTATTCGAG ctggaaTCAAAGATATTGACAGATACCATGAAAAACTTGCAGTCTCTCTATATAGTTCATCTCTTCCACCACATCTGTCTGGTATCAAATTAGGTGTAATTAGTTCTGAAGAGCTTCCTTTGTACTACAG gaaaagtgtTGAACTAAATACCAATTCTTTGGAATCCTATGAAAATATCATGCAGAGTTCCTTGGGATTTGCTAATCCAGGAGTAGTTGAATTCCTTCTAGGAAAACTAGGAATAGATGAATCTAATCCCCCATCTTTAATGCGAGGCTTACAAAG CAAAAATTTCTCTGAAGATGATTTTGCTTCTGCATTGAGAAAGAAACAGTCTGCATCTTGGGCTTTAAAATG tGTGAAGATTGGAGTTGATTATTTTAAGGTTGGGCGCCACGTAGATGCTATGAATGAATATAATAAGGCTCTGGAAatagacaaacaaaatgtggaagCTTTGGTAGCTCGTGGAGCATT ATATGCAACAAAAGGAAGTCTGAACAAAGCAATTGAAGATTTTGAGCTTGCATTGGAAAACTGTCCAACTCATAGGAATGCAAGAAAATACCTCTGCCAGACACTTGTAGAAAGAGGAGGGCA gttagaagaagaagaaaagtttttaaatgctgaaagTTACTATAAGAAAGCTTTGGCTTTGGATGAGACTTTTAAAGATGCAGAGGATGCTTTGCAGAAGCTTCATAAATATATGCAG AAATCTTTggaattaagagaaaaacaagctgaaaaggaagaaaagcagaaaacaaagaaaatagaaacaagtgCAGAAAAGTTGCGTAAGCTcttaaaagaggagaaaag gctaaagaagaaaagaagaaaatcaacttCTTCCTCTTCAAGTGTTTCTTCTGCTGATGAGTCTggttcttcttcatcatcatcttcctctTCTGGTCACAAAAGGCATAAGAAACATAGGAGGAACCGTTCAGAGTCTTCTCGAAGTTCCAAAAGGCATTCAGCTAATAAGGCATCCTCAAGTCAGATAGATCAGAATAGGAAAGAGGAGTTCTTCCCAGTTCCAACCAATACTTTAGCATCTTTTCTTAACCAAAAACAAGAAGTGGAAAAACTACTGGAAAAGCAGGACAGGCTACCATAtcaaaagaaacaggtaaaagaGAAAGATAGGTGCCCTGCCTCTTCATCTTCAGTTGAAATTCCGGATGATTTTGGAG
- the TTC14 gene encoding tetratricopeptide repeat protein 14 isoform X4, whose amino-acid sequence MDRDLLRQSLNYHGPSLLSLLRSEQQDNPHFRSLLGSAAEPARGPPPQQQLQGRKEKRVDNIEIQKFISKKADLLFALSWKSDAPATSEVNEDNEDGYAIMPPLEQFMEIPSMDRRELFFRDIERGDIVIGRISSIREFGFFMVLICLGSGIIRDISHLEITALCPLRDVPSHSNHGDPLSYYQTGDIIRAGIKDIDRYHEKLAVSLYSSSLPPHLSGIKLGVISSEELPLYYRKSVELNTNSLESYENIMQSSLGFANPGVVEFLLGKLGIDESNPPSLMRGLQSKNFSEDDFASALRKKQSASWALKCVKIGVDYFKVGRHVDAMNEYNKALEIDKQNVEALVARGALYATKGSLNKAIEDFELALENCPTHRNARKYLCQTLVERGGQLEEEEKFLNAESYYKKALALDETFKDAEDALQKLHKYMQKSLELREKQAEKEEKQKTKKIETSAEKLRKLLKEEKRLKKKRRKSTSSSSSVSSADESGSSSSSSSSSGHKRHKKHRRNRSESSRSSKRHSANKASSSQIDQNRKEEFFPVPTNTLASFLNQKQEVEKLLEKQDRLPYQKKQVKEKDRCPASSSSVEIPDDFGGLTMQDVISKISHCSY is encoded by the exons ATGGACCGGGACCTTCTGCGACAGTCACTGAATTACCACGGGCCGTCATTGCTCTCCCTTCTCCGGAGCGAACAGCAGGACAATCCGCACTTCCGGAGCCTCCTGGGGTCGGCCGCGGAGCCGGCCCGGGGCCCGCCGCCCCAGCAGCAGTTACAGGGCAG aaaagagaagagagttgACAACATTGAAATACAAAAATTCATTTCCAAAAAAGCAGATTTGCTTTTTGCACTTTCCTGGAAGTCAGATGCACCTGCAACTTCTGAAGTCAACGAAGACAATGAAG acgGGTATGCAATCATGCCACCTTTAGAACAGTTCATGGAGATCCCTAGTATGGACCGGAGAGAGCTCTTTTTCCGAGATATTGAGCGTGGTGACATAGTAATTGGAAGAATTAGTTCCATTCGGGAATTTGGGTTTTTTATGGTGTTGATTTGTTTAGGCAGTGGCATCATAAGAGATATATCCCACTTAGAAATCACA GCTCTTTGTCCGTTAAGAGATGTACCTTCTCACAGTAACCACGGGGATCCTTTATCATATTACCAAACTGGTGACATTATTCGAG ctggaaTCAAAGATATTGACAGATACCATGAAAAACTTGCAGTCTCTCTATATAGTTCATCTCTTCCACCACATCTGTCTGGTATCAAATTAGGTGTAATTAGTTCTGAAGAGCTTCCTTTGTACTACAG gaaaagtgtTGAACTAAATACCAATTCTTTGGAATCCTATGAAAATATCATGCAGAGTTCCTTGGGATTTGCTAATCCAGGAGTAGTTGAATTCCTTCTAGGAAAACTAGGAATAGATGAATCTAATCCCCCATCTTTAATGCGAGGCTTACAAAG CAAAAATTTCTCTGAAGATGATTTTGCTTCTGCATTGAGAAAGAAACAGTCTGCATCTTGGGCTTTAAAATG tGTGAAGATTGGAGTTGATTATTTTAAGGTTGGGCGCCACGTAGATGCTATGAATGAATATAATAAGGCTCTGGAAatagacaaacaaaatgtggaagCTTTGGTAGCTCGTGGAGCATT ATATGCAACAAAAGGAAGTCTGAACAAAGCAATTGAAGATTTTGAGCTTGCATTGGAAAACTGTCCAACTCATAGGAATGCAAGAAAATACCTCTGCCAGACACTTGTAGAAAGAGGAGGGCA gttagaagaagaagaaaagtttttaaatgctgaaagTTACTATAAGAAAGCTTTGGCTTTGGATGAGACTTTTAAAGATGCAGAGGATGCTTTGCAGAAGCTTCATAAATATATGCAG AAATCTTTggaattaagagaaaaacaagctgaaaaggaagaaaagcagaaaacaaagaaaatagaaacaagtgCAGAAAAGTTGCGTAAGCTcttaaaagaggagaaaag gctaaagaagaaaagaagaaaatcaacttCTTCCTCTTCAAGTGTTTCTTCTGCTGATGAGTCTggttcttcttcatcatcatcttcctctTCTGGTCACAAAAGGCATAAGAAACATAGGAGGAACCGTTCAGAGTCTTCTCGAAGTTCCAAAAGGCATTCAGCTAATAAGGCATCCTCAAGTCAGATAGATCAGAATAGGAAAGAGGAGTTCTTCCCAGTTCCAACCAATACTTTAGCATCTTTTCTTAACCAAAAACAAGAAGTGGAAAAACTACTGGAAAAGCAGGACAGGCTACCATAtcaaaagaaacaggtaaaagaGAAAGATAGGTGCCCTGCCTCTTCATCTTCAGTTGAAATTCCGGATGATTTTGGAG